The proteins below come from a single Cetobacterium somerae ATCC BAA-474 genomic window:
- a CDS encoding LptF/LptG family permease yields MKKLDIYISKNFIKSFLLSLIAFINIFILSQLFKIIRYITAGRMSVSESATYILYLLPKIFIEVTPLAVLLGSLMCINRMASNLEIISLKTSGISFRRIVRYPIIISFLISLIVFQVMNRIHPMALAKSRALRAGRKISERVLPTTKNNAFLRTEDNLVYYIKQVDRIGNTGTLLEIIKLNKDFEKIEEIITAKSGEFDLNKNQWVLKDAVVNNFVNKTQKSYKVYSNETLDKGPSDFITIQGDPDELTNAEIAKSIRDIRITGGDIKEPLSVLGKRYSFPFASFIVSFLGLALGSRYVRGASAISIALSVGLGYSYYIVQASFEALSVNGLLNPFISGWIPNVIFLCLGIYFMKEAEY; encoded by the coding sequence ATGAAAAAATTAGATATCTATATAAGTAAGAACTTCATAAAATCATTTTTATTAAGTTTAATTGCGTTTATAAATATTTTTATATTAAGTCAACTTTTTAAAATAATAAGATATATAACAGCTGGAAGAATGAGTGTTTCAGAATCGGCAACATATATATTATATTTATTACCTAAAATATTTATAGAGGTGACTCCTCTAGCAGTACTTTTAGGTTCGTTAATGTGTATCAATAGAATGGCTTCAAATTTAGAAATTATATCTTTGAAAACTTCAGGAATAAGTTTTAGAAGAATAGTAAGATATCCTATAATAATATCATTTTTAATATCTTTGATAGTATTCCAAGTAATGAATCGTATTCATCCAATGGCTTTAGCAAAAAGTAGAGCCTTAAGAGCTGGAAGGAAAATATCAGAAAGAGTATTACCAACAACTAAAAATAATGCATTTTTAAGAACAGAAGATAATCTTGTTTATTATATAAAACAAGTAGATAGAATAGGAAATACAGGAACTCTTTTAGAGATAATAAAATTAAATAAAGATTTTGAAAAAATAGAAGAAATAATAACAGCAAAAAGTGGTGAGTTTGATTTAAATAAAAACCAATGGGTACTGAAAGATGCTGTTGTAAATAACTTTGTTAATAAAACTCAAAAAAGTTATAAAGTATACTCTAATGAAACTTTGGATAAAGGACCATCAGATTTTATAACAATTCAAGGAGATCCAGATGAATTGACAAATGCTGAAATAGCAAAATCAATTAGAGATATTAGGATAACAGGTGGAGATATAAAAGAACCACTGTCTGTTTTAGGAAAAAGATATTCTTTTCCTTTTGCAAGCTTTATAGTATCATTTTTAGGATTAGCTTTAGGAAGTAGATATGTAAGAGGAGCTTCAGCAATAAGTATTGCTTTAAGTGTTGGATTAGGATATTCATACTATATAGTGCAAGCATCTTTTGAAGCTTTAAGTGTTAATGGATTATTAAATCCATTTATAAGCGGTTGGATCCCAAATGTGATATTTTTATGTTTAGGAATTTACTTTATGAAGGAAGCAGAATATTAA
- the rodA gene encoding rod shape-determining protein RodA, translating into MGKNHDLVVTIKRIKKMKNMILYIALCIVLISLLTVYSATIHKGTSFFYKEIVWIGLGVLTYFIFSFIDYKVYGKYYKIIYLINVILLLLVFVIGDKRLGAQRWIDLGFITIQPSEFSKLFIVLTFSEVLATKYNNKFSGFKSIIATSMHVLPIFLLIAAQPDLGTSLVIIFLYLILIFINGIDWKTIIILAFIGISMAPIGYFFLLKDYQRERVLTFLNPEADLLGSGWNVTQSMIAVGSGGVFGKGFLQGTQSKLRFLPESHTDFIAAVFLEERGLIGGCVLLILYILLLWGIMRIGDKSEGYGKLICYGISAIFFFHIVINIGMVTGIMPVTGLPLLLMSYGGTSFLFAFAMLGIVQSINIYRE; encoded by the coding sequence ATGGGAAAAAATCATGATTTAGTAGTTACTATAAAAAGAATAAAAAAAATGAAAAATATGATTTTATATATTGCTCTATGCATAGTTTTAATAAGTTTATTAACTGTGTATAGTGCAACAATCCATAAAGGAACGTCATTTTTTTATAAAGAAATTGTTTGGATAGGATTAGGAGTATTAACGTATTTTATCTTTTCTTTTATAGATTATAAGGTATACGGGAAATATTATAAAATTATTTATCTTATAAATGTTATTTTATTATTGCTGGTATTTGTTATCGGTGATAAAAGATTGGGAGCTCAGAGGTGGATTGATTTAGGATTTATAACAATTCAACCCTCTGAATTCTCAAAACTATTTATTGTTTTAACTTTTTCAGAAGTTTTAGCTACTAAATATAATAATAAATTTTCTGGATTTAAAAGTATTATAGCGACAAGCATGCATGTTTTACCAATATTTTTATTGATAGCAGCTCAACCAGATTTAGGAACATCATTAGTTATAATATTTTTATACTTAATACTAATTTTTATAAATGGAATAGATTGGAAGACTATAATAATTTTAGCATTTATAGGAATTTCAATGGCTCCAATCGGGTATTTTTTCTTATTAAAAGATTATCAAAGAGAAAGAGTGTTAACATTTTTAAATCCAGAAGCTGATTTGTTAGGTAGTGGTTGGAATGTAACTCAATCAATGATAGCAGTAGGATCTGGTGGAGTATTTGGAAAAGGATTTTTACAAGGAACTCAAAGTAAATTGAGATTTTTACCAGAATCGCATACAGATTTTATAGCAGCCGTATTTTTAGAGGAGAGAGGGTTAATTGGAGGATGCGTTTTATTAATTCTTTATATTTTACTTTTATGGGGAATAATGAGAATTGGTGACAAATCTGAAGGTTATGGAAAACTGATCTGTTACGGAATATCGGCTATATTCTTTTTCCATATAGTTATAAACATTGGAATGGTAACAGGAATAATGCCAGTTACAGGATTACCTCTTCTTCTTATGAGTTATGGAGGAACATCATTTTTATTTGCTTTTGCAATGCTAGGAATAGTTCAAAGCATAAATATATATAGGGAGTAA
- the alr gene encoding alanine racemase, with translation MRTWAEIDLDNLEYNIKKIKELSHDRDIMAIIKADAYGMGAVTIAKELSKMGVKIFGVSSLEEGIELRNNDIDDEILILAGIFNEELEEAEKKNLQVTLTDLSQIKYINEKGLSLKVHIKVDTGMGRVGFTVEEGKAAIDICKEKNIEVVGVYSHLSVSDESDEESISYTKKQLEKFRDFEKLEEIKYIHILNSGGILKFSEIPQSNLVRAGIIMYGVYGEGVIENLKRVFTLKSRILFLKELKEDIDISYGRVGKGYKNDLIATITVGYADGFRRELSNKGTIEIHGVPCKIVGKVCMDMLMVRIPDELKGRVKAGDEVTVMGEDIFDKSIMVGSSIYELFTGLSRRVSRVYLKHGKPYLVNSLIGKL, from the coding sequence ATGAGAACGTGGGCAGAGATAGATCTAGATAACTTAGAATATAATATAAAAAAAATAAAAGAACTATCTCATGACAGAGACATAATGGCCATTATAAAAGCAGATGCCTATGGAATGGGAGCAGTCACAATAGCAAAAGAACTTTCAAAAATGGGGGTAAAAATATTTGGAGTTTCATCTCTAGAAGAAGGGATAGAACTAAGGAATAACGACATTGATGATGAGATTTTAATCTTAGCAGGAATTTTTAACGAAGAGTTAGAAGAAGCAGAGAAAAAAAATCTACAAGTTACTTTGACTGATCTTTCTCAAATAAAATATATTAATGAAAAGGGACTTTCGTTAAAAGTACATATAAAAGTAGATACAGGAATGGGTAGAGTTGGATTTACAGTAGAGGAAGGAAAAGCAGCTATAGACATATGTAAGGAAAAAAATATAGAAGTAGTTGGAGTTTATTCACATTTATCAGTATCAGATGAATCAGATGAAGAATCAATAAGCTATACAAAAAAGCAGTTAGAAAAATTTAGAGATTTTGAAAAGTTAGAAGAGATAAAATATATCCATATTCTTAATAGTGGAGGGATATTAAAGTTTTCTGAAATTCCTCAAAGTAATTTAGTTAGAGCTGGAATAATTATGTATGGTGTTTATGGAGAGGGAGTTATAGAAAATTTAAAAAGAGTTTTTACTTTAAAAAGTAGAATACTTTTTTTAAAAGAACTAAAAGAGGATATAGATATATCTTATGGAAGAGTAGGTAAAGGATATAAAAATGATTTAATTGCAACAATAACAGTTGGATATGCAGATGGTTTCAGAAGAGAGCTTTCAAATAAGGGAACAATTGAAATTCATGGAGTTCCTTGTAAAATAGTAGGTAAGGTTTGTATGGATATGCTTATGGTAAGAATACCAGATGAGCTAAAAGGTAGAGTAAAAGCAGGAGATGAAGTAACTGTAATGGGAGAGGACATTTTTGACAAATCAATAATGGTTGGATCTTCTATTTACGAGTTATTTACTGGACTAAGTAGAAGGGTTAGTAGAGTTTATTTGAAACATGGAAAGCCTTACTTAGTGAATAGCCTAATAGGAAAATTATAA
- the secF gene encoding protein translocase subunit SecF — MYIEVIKHSKKWITLSTISFIIFLGMFLVKGLNYGIDFTGGSLIQLNYTNNITLTDINKELDELAVEIPQLSSTARKVQVSQADNNVIIRTAEMSDKETEKLLTNLQTLGDYKLERAEKVGATIGEELKTSAIYALTIGGLLIVLYITMRYEFKFAIAGILTLLHDVTAALGVIALLGYEVDTPFIAAILTILGYSINDTIIIYDRIRESLRKKSDLTFGEVLNKSLNQVLVRSINTSVTTLLALVAILVFGGDSLRTFTTTLLVGIGVGTYSSIYISTPLVYLFEKKRDDKYEPKKDDDDDNSHPEEKIVV, encoded by the coding sequence ATGTATATTGAGGTAATAAAGCACAGTAAAAAATGGATAACATTATCAACAATATCTTTTATAATATTCCTAGGAATGTTTTTAGTAAAAGGGTTGAACTATGGAATAGATTTTACAGGTGGAAGTTTAATTCAGCTAAATTATACTAATAATATAACATTAACAGATATAAATAAAGAGCTAGATGAGTTAGCAGTTGAGATTCCACAACTTTCGTCAACTGCAAGAAAAGTCCAAGTTTCTCAAGCAGATAATAATGTTATTATTAGAACTGCTGAAATGAGTGATAAAGAAACAGAGAAGTTATTAACAAATCTTCAAACATTAGGAGATTATAAATTAGAAAGAGCTGAAAAAGTAGGAGCAACAATAGGTGAAGAATTAAAAACATCAGCAATCTATGCTCTTACAATAGGTGGATTATTAATAGTTTTATACATAACAATGAGATATGAATTTAAATTTGCAATAGCTGGAATTTTAACATTATTACACGATGTTACTGCAGCTTTAGGAGTTATAGCATTGTTAGGGTATGAGGTTGATACACCGTTTATAGCAGCTATTCTAACAATATTAGGATACTCTATTAACGATACAATCATAATATATGATAGAATCAGAGAGAGTTTAAGAAAAAAATCAGATTTAACTTTTGGAGAAGTATTAAATAAAAGTTTAAATCAAGTTTTAGTAAGATCAATTAATACTTCAGTTACAACATTATTAGCATTAGTTGCAATATTAGTTTTTGGTGGAGATAGTTTAAGAACATTTACAACAACACTTTTAGTGGGAATTGGAGTGGGAACTTACTCATCAATATATATTTCAACACCTTTAGTGTATCTTTTTGAAAAGAAAAGAGACGATAAGTATGAACCTAAAAAAGATGACGATGATGATAATTCACATCCTGAAGAAAAAATTGTAGTATAA
- a CDS encoding CvpA family protein yields the protein MYLDILIAVILIFAVIEGLKDGFLLQFFSIFGIFIDFIIAQKFTPIVIEKLAMNNNESNYLLTYIGVFIASYFAIAILMFFIGIILKNQNKGFLSRGLGGAFGLVKGLIISLIILFIFNFAAQKYTVLKKYGIDSKTNAVFLEKSHYIEEYLPKELKSELNYIKGKELVEKYFNKMF from the coding sequence ATGTACTTAGATATTTTAATAGCAGTAATACTTATATTTGCAGTGATTGAAGGATTAAAAGATGGATTTTTACTACAATTCTTCTCAATCTTTGGAATTTTCATTGATTTTATTATAGCTCAAAAATTTACTCCAATTGTAATAGAGAAATTAGCTATGAATAACAATGAAAGTAACTACTTATTGACGTATATAGGTGTATTTATAGCTTCATACTTTGCTATTGCTATTTTAATGTTTTTTATAGGAATTATTTTAAAAAATCAAAATAAAGGGTTCTTATCTAGAGGATTAGGTGGAGCTTTTGGATTAGTAAAAGGACTTATAATTTCATTAATAATTTTATTTATTTTTAATTTTGCTGCTCAAAAATATACAGTTTTAAAAAAGTATGGAATTGACAGTAAGACTAATGCAGTATTTTTAGAGAAATCTCATTATATTGAGGAATATTTACCAAAAGAATTAAAATCAGAATTAAACTATATAAAAGGAAAAGAACTAGTTGAAAAGTACTTTAATAAAATGTTTTAG
- a CDS encoding LptF/LptG family permease, translating into MKIIEKYILEDVKMPIIFGVSLFTFIFLIEIIVSLMENIIVKGISLIDVLRILSFYLPPILSQTIPMGVFLGVMITFSKFTRTSEATAMSSIGMSLKDILKPIVILASIITVFIFFLQESIIPRSFSKLEEITMKIAYENPVFQLKERILIDEVDEYSLYIEKIDRKTNEAENVLIFQKEDKNNFPTILLGDKAYWKNVNMVLEDSKFYTFNPDGTIKLEGEFKQKKIPLSSYFQEVNIEVKDIEAMGITTLLKNLKGKTYQEKIPYLVEINRKIAIPLSTVVLAILGVLLSIGHHRSGKGASFGVSLGVIFTYIVFLNVGMVMANKGVVSPYMGVWLPNLLLVGGTALLYKRKAGGAK; encoded by the coding sequence ATGAAAATAATTGAAAAATATATATTGGAAGATGTGAAGATGCCAATAATATTTGGAGTATCACTATTTACATTTATTTTCTTAATAGAGATTATTGTGTCTCTTATGGAAAATATAATTGTAAAAGGAATCTCATTAATTGATGTATTAAGAATATTGTCATTTTATCTACCTCCAATTTTATCACAAACAATACCAATGGGTGTATTTTTAGGAGTTATGATAACTTTTTCTAAATTTACAAGAACAAGTGAAGCTACAGCAATGAGTTCTATAGGAATGTCCTTAAAAGATATATTGAAGCCAATAGTAATATTGGCTTCAATAATAACTGTTTTTATATTTTTCCTACAAGAAAGTATTATTCCTAGATCTTTTAGTAAATTAGAAGAAATAACAATGAAAATAGCATATGAAAATCCAGTATTTCAACTAAAAGAGAGAATATTAATTGATGAAGTCGATGAATATAGCTTATACATTGAAAAGATTGACAGAAAAACTAATGAAGCTGAAAATGTTTTGATTTTCCAAAAAGAAGATAAAAATAATTTTCCTACAATTTTATTAGGAGATAAAGCGTACTGGAAAAATGTAAATATGGTATTAGAAGATTCTAAGTTTTATACTTTCAATCCAGATGGAACAATAAAATTAGAGGGAGAATTTAAGCAGAAGAAAATACCTTTAAGTTCATATTTTCAAGAGGTTAATATAGAAGTAAAAGATATTGAAGCTATGGGAATAACAACTCTTTTAAAAAATTTAAAAGGAAAAACATATCAAGAAAAAATTCCATATTTAGTTGAGATTAATAGAAAGATAGCAATTCCATTGTCAACTGTTGTATTAGCTATTTTAGGAGTTCTTTTATCAATTGGCCATCATAGAAGTGGAAAAGGAGCTAGTTTCGGAGTAAGTTTAGGAGTTATATTTACCTATATTGTATTTCTTAATGTAGGAATGGTAATGGCAAATAAAGGTGTAGTATCACCATATATGGGAGTTTGGCTACCAAATTTATTATTAGTTGGTGGAACAGCTCTACTATATAAAAGAAAAGCAGGTGGTGCTAAATGA
- the ftsZ gene encoding cell division protein FtsZ translates to MGDKFNVNIKVMGIGGGGINALDEIVSSHIDDVTFFALNTDLQDLNNSKTPHKIQLGPSTTKGLGCGGNIELGEKATKESLAFIKNILRGTDFLFLTSTMGGGTGSAATALIAKLAKEMNILTVAIVTKPFSFEGRRRMKIAEAGIKNLKPFVDSLIVIPNDKLLDSSTPNITVQEAFKKSNFVLFTAIKGMTDLMLAKGLINLDFADIKSLLLNSGEAILGFGEGEGEKRAEKAALAAVDSSLFERTILGATKFLVNIIGPKDLNLMESSIIVETIKKECRAEIDDVLFGVSIDENSDDTIKVILIANSFLNK, encoded by the coding sequence TTGGGAGATAAGTTTAATGTTAATATAAAAGTTATGGGTATTGGTGGCGGTGGTATAAACGCACTTGATGAAATTGTTTCTTCTCATATTGATGATGTGACTTTTTTTGCACTCAATACTGATTTACAAGATTTAAACAATTCTAAAACTCCTCATAAAATTCAATTAGGACCGTCAACCACAAAAGGACTTGGTTGTGGTGGAAATATTGAGTTAGGAGAAAAAGCTACAAAAGAAAGTTTAGCTTTTATTAAAAATATTTTAAGAGGTACTGACTTTTTATTTTTAACCTCTACTATGGGAGGTGGAACAGGTAGTGCTGCCACGGCTTTAATTGCAAAATTAGCTAAAGAGATGAATATTTTAACTGTTGCAATTGTAACTAAACCTTTTTCTTTTGAAGGAAGAAGAAGAATGAAAATTGCTGAAGCTGGTATTAAAAATCTTAAACCTTTTGTTGATTCTCTCATTGTTATCCCTAACGATAAACTTTTAGATAGCTCAACCCCTAATATAACAGTTCAAGAAGCCTTTAAAAAAAGTAATTTTGTTTTATTTACCGCTATTAAAGGTATGACAGATCTTATGTTAGCTAAAGGTCTAATTAATCTAGATTTTGCTGATATAAAATCACTTTTATTAAATTCAGGAGAAGCTATTTTAGGATTTGGTGAAGGCGAAGGTGAAAAGAGAGCTGAAAAAGCTGCTCTTGCTGCTGTTGACTCATCTCTTTTTGAAAGAACAATTTTAGGTGCAACTAAATTCTTAGTTAATATTATTGGACCTAAAGACTTGAATTTAATGGAATCTAGTATTATTGTTGAAACAATAAAAAAAGAGTGTCGTGCTGAAATTGACGATGTTTTATTTGGAGTTTCTATAGATGAAAACTCTGATGATACAATTAAAGTTATTTTAATTGCAAATTCTTTTTTAAATAAATAA
- a CDS encoding M16 family metallopeptidase, translated as MSITTKRLDNGITLLMEDIKSINTASLGFFVRAGVKNELPGEEGISHFIEHLLFKGTTNRSAKEISEEIDDQGGMINAYTSVEKTAYYIQMTSNTLEIGIDILNDMFLNSTFTDENIEKERNVIIEEIRMYEDIPEEVVHEENLGFAITGAQSQKVAGTIESLKGIDREKILKYFYDMYKPENIVVAAAGNIEEEKIFKQLNEGIGQLKDRSTKRVYNGDMVINSGEKIIVQETNQVHLCINTLGTSSTDKDRVEASVISNVLGGNMSSRLFQKIREERGLAYSVYSYTSNFDEGGLFTVYAGTTHEDYKEVISLIEEELKELKENGITEKELQRAKNQFLSMVTFGLESSKGKMTRMAGSYLVYGYVRDIETVIKEIEDVNLNDIKRVAKKIFDEKYISKTILGNI; from the coding sequence ATGAGCATAACTACTAAGAGGTTAGATAATGGTATAACGTTATTAATGGAAGATATAAAAAGTATAAATACAGCTAGCTTAGGTTTTTTTGTAAGAGCTGGTGTAAAAAATGAGTTGCCTGGCGAAGAAGGAATCTCTCATTTTATAGAGCATTTATTATTTAAAGGAACAACTAATCGTTCTGCAAAAGAGATATCAGAAGAGATTGATGATCAAGGCGGAATGATAAATGCGTATACAAGTGTTGAAAAAACAGCATACTATATTCAAATGACTTCAAATACATTAGAAATTGGAATCGATATTTTAAATGATATGTTTTTAAATTCTACATTTACAGATGAAAATATTGAAAAAGAAAGAAATGTAATAATAGAAGAGATAAGAATGTATGAAGATATCCCAGAGGAAGTTGTACATGAAGAAAATCTTGGATTTGCTATAACTGGTGCACAAAGCCAAAAAGTAGCTGGAACAATAGAAAGTTTAAAAGGAATAGACAGAGAAAAAATATTAAAATATTTCTATGATATGTATAAACCTGAAAATATAGTTGTTGCAGCAGCAGGAAATATTGAAGAGGAAAAAATATTTAAACAATTAAATGAAGGTATTGGACAGTTAAAAGATAGAAGTACAAAAAGAGTTTATAATGGAGACATGGTTATAAATTCAGGAGAAAAGATAATAGTTCAAGAAACAAACCAAGTTCATTTGTGTATAAATACTTTAGGAACATCAAGCACTGATAAAGACAGAGTTGAAGCATCTGTAATATCAAATGTTTTAGGTGGAAATATGAGTTCTAGACTTTTTCAAAAAATTAGGGAAGAAAGAGGATTAGCATATTCAGTTTATTCTTATACATCTAATTTTGATGAAGGTGGATTATTCACTGTATACGCAGGAACTACGCATGAAGATTATAAAGAAGTAATCTCTTTAATAGAGGAAGAATTAAAAGAATTAAAAGAGAATGGGATTACTGAAAAAGAGCTTCAAAGAGCAAAAAATCAATTCTTAAGTATGGTAACTTTTGGTTTAGAGAGTAGCAAAGGTAAAATGACAAGAATGGCAGGATCATATTTAGTTTATGGTTATGTAAGAGATATTGAAACTGTAATAAAAGAGATTGAAGATGTAAACTTAAATGATATTAAAAGAGTTGCTAAAAAAATATTTGATGAAAAGTATATATCTAAAACAATTTTAGGGAACATATAA
- the dut gene encoding dUTP diphosphatase: MENVIVKLVLENGVELPKYMTEGAAGMDVKANITEPVTLKTLERKLIPTGIKMEIPSGYEVQVRPRSGLALKHGITLVNTPGTIDSDYRGEVGVILINLSNEEFIVNPGERIGQLVLQKVYKMEFEKVDELSTTVRAEGGFGHTGK, translated from the coding sequence ATGGAAAACGTTATTGTTAAATTAGTACTAGAAAACGGAGTAGAATTACCAAAATATATGACAGAGGGTGCAGCTGGAATGGATGTAAAAGCAAACATAACAGAACCAGTTACATTAAAAACTTTAGAAAGAAAATTAATTCCAACTGGAATTAAGATGGAAATACCTTCTGGATATGAAGTACAAGTGAGACCAAGAAGTGGGCTTGCTTTAAAGCATGGAATAACTTTAGTTAACACTCCAGGGACGATTGACTCAGACTACAGAGGTGAAGTTGGAGTTATATTGATAAATTTAAGTAATGAAGAATTTATAGTAAACCCAGGAGAAAGAATTGGTCAATTAGTTCTTCAAAAAGTTTATAAGATGGAGTTTGAAAAAGTAGATGAGTTATCAACAACTGTAAGAGCTGAAGGTGGATTTGGTCATACAGGAAAATAG
- a CDS encoding RluA family pseudouridine synthase: MEYIIDSSFHEVRLDRFLRKKYENTPLTEIFKGIRTGKIKVNGKKSKENYRLKEGDIVKVLIAGGETVAKDFIKISPQDMKTLKSGIIYEDEKVIIFNKDANMVMHKGSGHEYGLSELFKSYYKTDEFNFVNRIDKSTSGLVIGAKSLAVTRELAEEVREGKTDKKYYILVDGIITKKEFTLKTYLKKEETKVIELDSYEDGAKESISYFKVLKIGKRKTILEGKLETGRTHQLRVQLSNLGHPIVGDGKYGKGGKNMFLFSYYCEIPKYKIKIELPLPEEFLKNLD, from the coding sequence ATGGAATATATTATAGATTCTAGTTTTCATGAAGTTAGATTAGATAGGTTTTTAAGAAAAAAATATGAAAATACTCCATTAACAGAGATTTTTAAAGGAATAAGAACTGGGAAAATAAAAGTTAATGGAAAAAAATCTAAAGAAAACTATAGATTAAAAGAAGGGGATATTGTAAAAGTTTTAATAGCTGGTGGAGAAACAGTTGCAAAAGACTTTATAAAAATATCGCCTCAAGATATGAAGACTTTAAAAAGTGGAATTATTTATGAAGATGAGAAAGTTATTATCTTTAATAAAGATGCTAATATGGTTATGCATAAAGGAAGTGGTCATGAATATGGACTTTCTGAACTTTTTAAAAGTTACTATAAAACAGATGAATTTAATTTTGTAAATAGAATAGATAAATCTACTTCTGGTTTGGTTATAGGAGCTAAGAGTTTAGCAGTAACAAGAGAGTTAGCAGAAGAGGTTAGAGAAGGAAAAACAGATAAAAAATATTATATATTAGTTGATGGTATTATTACTAAGAAAGAGTTTACTTTAAAAACATATCTAAAAAAAGAAGAAACAAAAGTAATAGAGTTAGATTCTTATGAAGATGGTGCAAAAGAGAGTATATCTTATTTTAAAGTTTTAAAAATTGGTAAGAGAAAAACTATTCTAGAAGGAAAACTTGAAACGGGAAGAACACATCAATTAAGAGTACAGTTATCAAACTTAGGACATCCTATTGTTGGGGATGGAAAATATGGAAAAGGTGGAAAAAATATGTTTTTATTTTCATATTATTGTGAAATACCAAAATATAAAATAAAAATAGAATTACCTTTACCAGAGGAGTTCCTAAAAAATTTAGATTAA
- a CDS encoding class I SAM-dependent rRNA methyltransferase codes for MAKVILESGKEKKIRNFYPNVFKDEIQDILGNVSNGDIVEVCITDGELVAKGYVAEATNAFVRVLTTKDIAVDKTLILEKIKRAYEKRKHLLAETNCVRAFYSEADGIPGLIIDKFDKYVSVQFRNSGLEVAFRQEIINAIKKVMKPKGIYERSDVENRTHEGVEQQTGIIYGEIPERIVMEDNGLKYYVDIIDGQKTGFFLDQRDSRKFIRPFLNENTRFLDVFSSSGGFSVAALKEGCKKVIAIDKEPHALELCKENYELNEFTNDFETAEGDAFLMLKILANRGEKFDVITLDPPSLIKKKIDIHRGRDMFFSLCDESFKLIEDGGIVGIITCAYHMSLQDLIEVTRMAASKNGKLLQVIGVNYQPEDHPWILHVPETLYLKALWVRVVNN; via the coding sequence ATGGCAAAAGTAATATTAGAATCAGGAAAAGAAAAGAAAATTAGGAATTTTTATCCAAATGTATTTAAAGATGAGATACAGGATATTTTAGGAAATGTTTCTAATGGAGATATAGTTGAGGTTTGTATAACGGATGGAGAGCTTGTGGCAAAAGGATATGTAGCAGAGGCAACAAATGCGTTTGTTAGAGTTTTAACAACAAAGGATATAGCAGTTGATAAAACATTAATTTTAGAAAAAATAAAAAGAGCTTATGAAAAGAGAAAACATCTTTTAGCAGAAACTAATTGTGTTAGAGCTTTTTATTCTGAAGCAGATGGAATACCAGGATTAATAATTGATAAATTTGATAAATATGTATCTGTACAATTTAGAAATTCAGGATTAGAAGTAGCTTTTAGACAAGAAATAATAAATGCTATAAAAAAAGTTATGAAACCAAAAGGAATATATGAAAGAAGTGATGTTGAAAATAGAACTCATGAAGGTGTAGAGCAACAAACTGGAATAATATATGGTGAGATTCCAGAAAGAATCGTAATGGAAGATAATGGATTAAAATATTACGTAGATATTATAGATGGTCAAAAAACAGGATTTTTCCTAGATCAAAGAGACTCTAGAAAGTTTATAAGACCATTTTTAAATGAAAATACAAGATTTCTAGATGTATTCTCTAGTAGTGGTGGGTTTTCAGTTGCAGCATTAAAAGAAGGATGTAAAAAAGTTATAGCAATTGATAAAGAACCTCACGCATTAGAGCTGTGTAAAGAAAACTATGAATTAAATGAGTTTACAAATGATTTTGAAACAGCTGAGGGAGATGCATTTTTAATGTTAAAAATCTTAGCTAATAGAGGAGAAAAGTTTGATGTAATAACATTAGATCCACCATCATTAATAAAGAAGAAGATTGATATTCATAGAGGAAGAGATATGTTCTTCAGTTTATGTGATGAAAGTTTCAAGTTAATTGAAGATGGTGGAATAGTAGGAATAATAACTTGTGCTTATCATATGAGTCTTCAAGATTTAATAGAAGTAACAAGAATGGCAGCTTCAAAGAATGGAAAATTATTACAAGTTATAGGAGTAAATTATCAACCAGAAGATCATCCATGGATTTTACATGTTCCAGAAACATTATACTTAAAAGCTTTATGGGTTAGAGTAGTAAATAATTAA